In Mobula hypostoma chromosome 11, sMobHyp1.1, whole genome shotgun sequence, the following are encoded in one genomic region:
- the LOC134354411 gene encoding perforin-1-like encodes MDAGMGWRVGVLLWALLFLGGVGAICQTGSASECHRASPVPGTSLAGEGFDVVTLAPKGAYVVDVESWSRPDGACILCRNSLMRGRRQRLPLAVKDWRAQRKCRRAVSSQLFHSASQFSNSFSSKVDKSWRVGLHLPIHSAVSVGFGLAGSKSEATSFASKKARSAHYSFSSQKFHCRLYRYRLRNPPPLASEFSEQLKQITSSSYQGAKPQYRQLVETFGTHYIRLVELGGSYEDVTAIRTCKAFSLGFTAREVGNCLGVEASVGVNKRVRVSVSGSYNQCKKEASARSRAQSFHQAFSERLTEVSGGHATGHTDLLFSSDPRAFTSWLNSLTASPGIIHYRLAPLHLLLPRTDIRREHLRRYLSEYIMANAVKRDCSKARCPAGKRKNRSDSCSCLCQEDNWVDRVCCPGQEGMGPPAETIVRGRELHWTNQSFPSHGTATSSPSGNTLLKVIYP; translated from the coding sequence ATGGATGCTGggatgggatggagagtgggaGTGTTGCTCTGGGCTCTCCTGTTCCTGGGGGGTGTGGGGGCTATCTGCCAGACGGGCAGTGCCAGCGAATGCCACCGTGCGTCCCCGGTACCAGGGACCAGTCTGGCCGGGGAGGGTTTTGATGTGGTGACGCTGGCCCCCAAGGGGGCGTACGTGGTGGACGTGGAGAGCTGGAGTCGTCCGGATGGGGCCTGCATCCTCTGCAGGAACTCACTGATGAGGGGTAGACGGCAGCGCCTCCCCCTGGCCGTGAAGGATTGGCGAGCCCAACGTAAATGCCGCCGGGCCGTGTCCAGCCAGCTCTTCCACTCAGCCTCTCAGTTCAGCAATTCGTTCAGCTCCAAGGTGGATAAAAGCTGGAGGGTTGGTCTGCATCTACCCATCCATTCCGCAGTGTCAGTAGGTTTCGGATTGGCTGGCTCCAAGTCTGAGGCCACTTCCTTTGCCAGTAAGAAAGCCCGATCAGCCCACTACAGCTTTTCCAGCCAGAAGTTCCATTGCCGCCTTTACCGTTACCGTCTGAGGAACCCACCCCCTCTGGCATCTGAGTTCTCCGAGCAGCTCAAGCAAATCACCAGCAGCTCCTATCAGGGAGCCAAGCCCCAGTATCGCCAGCTAGTGGAGACTTTCGGGACGCATTACATCCGGTTAGTGGAGCTGGGTGGCTCCTATGAGGACGTGACGGCCATCCGCACCTGTAAGGCCTTTTCTCTGGGCTTCACTGCTAGAGAGGTGGGGAACTGCCTCGGTGTGGAGGCCAGTGTTGGGGTGAACAAAAGAGTCAGAGTCTCAGTCTCAGGCTCATACAATCAGTGTAAGAAGGAGGCCTCGGCCCGTAGCCGCGCCCAAAGCTTCCACCAGGCCTTCAGCGAGAGGCTGACAGAAGTCTCCGGAGGCCATGCCACTGGGCACACAGACCTCCTCTTCTCCTCCGATCCTCGTGCCTTCACCAGCTGGCTGAACAGTCTGACGGCCTCACCAGGCATCATACACTACCGGCTGGCCCCCCTCCATCTCCTGCTGCCCAGAACCGACATTCGCCGGGAACATCTGAGGCGCTACCTCAGTGAGTACATTATGGCCAACGCCGTGAAGCGGGACTGCTCCAAAGCTCGTTGCCCTGCTGGCAAGCGCAAGAATCGCtctgactcctgctcctgcctctgTCAGGAGGACAACTGGGTCGACCGCGTCTGCTGCCCCGGGCAGGAGGGCATGGGACCTCCAGCGGAAACTATTGTGAGGGGCCGTGAGCTTCACTGGACCAATCAGTCCTTCCCCTCGCACGGCACTGCCACCTCCTCTCCTTCGGGGAACACCCTCCTCAAAGTTATTTACCCCTGA